The Arachis hypogaea cultivar Tifrunner chromosome 19, arahy.Tifrunner.gnm2.J5K5, whole genome shotgun sequence genome has a window encoding:
- the LOC112776251 gene encoding galactose-binding lectin-like: protein MKPFYALLTFFLLLVVTSKKVNSASETETVSFNFNSFAQGNPAINLQGDATVHSDGNVQLTNLKSSYSAGRVLYSTPVRLWDKATGNVASFVTSFSFQLTDVEGYNAADGIIFFVAPEDTQIPSGGVGGTLGVASSNGVGQFVGVEFDSYSNSEFKDPPYQHVGIDVNTLVSSKTVEWKRVSGSVVKVTVIYDSPSKTLSVAVINESGDINTIADVVDLKAKLPEKVKFGFSSASSVGGRQIHLIRSWSFISTLKTTTSISSNGKTMDIATA, encoded by the coding sequence ATGAAACCATTTTATGCTCttcttactttcttcctcttgctTGTAGTAACAAGTAAGAAGGTGAACTCAGCATCCGAAACTGAAACAGTTTCCTTCAACTTCAACTCTTTCGCCCAAGGTAACCCCGCAATAAATCTCCAAGGCGACGCCACCGTTCATTCCGACGGCAATGTACAACTCACCAACCTCAAAAGTTCCTATAGCGCCGGGCGTGTCCTGTATAGCACGCCGGTGCGCCTTTGGGACAAAGCCACCGGCAATGTTGCCAGCTTCGTCACCTCGTTCTCTTTCCAGCTGACGGATGTGGAAGGTTATAATGCGGCCGACGGTATTATTTTCTTCGTCGCACCGGAAGATACGCAGATTCCGTCCGGCGGAGTTGGCGGCACCTTAGGGGTTGCAAGCTCTAACGGCGTCGGTCAATTTGTTGGTGTAGAATTTGATTCCTACTCCAACTCTGAGTTCAAGGATCCACCCTATCAACACGTTGGAATCGATGTAAACACTCTGGTTTCGTCCAAGACTGTGGAATGGAAAAGAGTGAGTGGGTCGGTGGTGAAAGTGACTGTGATCTATGACTCTCCATCAAAGACATTGAGTGTTGCTGTGATCAATGAGAGTGGCGATATTAATACCATCGCTGATGTTGTTGATTTGAAGGCGAAGCTTCCGGAAAAGGTCAAGTTCGGGTTTTCATCTGCTTCGTCGGTTGGCGGTCGTCAGATTCATCTCATCCGTTCATGGTCTTTCATTTCAACCTTGAAGACAACAACAAGCATCAGCAGCAATGGAAAAACAATGGATATTGCAACCGCATGA